From the genome of Pseudomonas sihuiensis:
CGGTGGCGGCTCGGGGCAAGGCCCGAGCCTGCGCGGCTCCGACGACTAAAGCGATTCACAAGGAGAACTGACCATGCGATTCAGAAAACCGCAGGTGCGCTATGCCGGCACGCCGCAGCCTGCCACGCCGTACCAAGCTGCCGGCCAGGTGTGGGACGACCGTATCGGCTCGCCGCGCGTGCAGGCGAAGAACTGGCGCCTGATGGCCTTCGGCTGCCTGACGCTCGCGCTGCTGATGGCCGGCGGCTTGGTGTGGCGCTCGGCGCAGTCCATCGTGACGCCCTACGTCGTGGAAGTGGACAACGCGGGCCAGGTACGCGCGGTCGGCGAAGCCGCCACGCCGTACCGGCCCAACGATGCGCAGACGGCGCATCACATCGCGCGTTTCGTGACGCTGGTGCGCTCGCTGTCCATCGACCCCATCGTCGTCCGCCAGAACTGGCTCGACGCCTACGACTACACGACCGACAAGGGCGCGGCCGTGCTCAACGACTACGCACGGGTCAACGACCCGTTCGCGCGCATCGGCAAGGAGTCGGTGACGGTGCAGATCACCAGCGTCGTGCGCGCCAGCGACACGTCTTTCAACGTGCGCTGGACGGAACGCCGATACGTCAACGGTGCCGCGGCGG
Proteins encoded in this window:
- the trbF gene encoding conjugal transfer protein TrbF, whose protein sequence is MRFRKPQVRYAGTPQPATPYQAAGQVWDDRIGSPRVQAKNWRLMAFGCLTLALLMAGGLVWRSAQSIVTPYVVEVDNAGQVRAVGEAATPYRPNDAQTAHHIARFVTLVRSLSIDPIVVRQNWLDAYDYTTDKGAAVLNDYARVNDPFARIGKESVTVQITSVVRASDTSFNVRWTERRYVNGAAAGLERWTAVVSIVLQPPRTEERLRKNPLGIYVNGLSWSRELDSSEGAKP